The Paramisgurnus dabryanus chromosome 3, PD_genome_1.1, whole genome shotgun sequence genome includes a window with the following:
- the fbxw9 gene encoding F-box/WD repeat-containing protein 9 isoform X2 — MSQQKSRLIGPGNIFPLFKCPILVCQELGRVNEDRLVWQLRAQKLSGPRTSFPVGPKDDFDWSKACLEMEQLIGFWTGQEEHREDLAGAADAMDGEEQVAGDDSAEMQENVDLNVDAEVADENVQDVDLKTDAEVANENVENVDLNVNAEVGDENVLIGAQNGPHRPQGIDAESSTSDSPSSPLEHIVLPSGHFADVNCVLLLGGEGALCASGSRDRNVNLWDLRQGSRGTLLHMLGDRGFISTHRGWVWCLASSGPLLASGSFDSTVRLWDLAAGGAERGLYKCKAAVLCMSCEGETVLAGLHDQKINIYDTRATDPLVTSLHHHSDAVLSLASNDQFILSGSKDQTIALYDRRAGKLLQRRQLRSYLLSMSYSDREVWAGDNRGLVHTFSLKNGSLTPISKFNIHNAMVTGIHSSPGTLYTCSSDRTVKVHLPCAPPKTLWTLHHQAGVNGLSVEADTLAIASADMNVEVWRPRC; from the exons GTCTGTCAGGAGTTGGGAAGGGTCAATGAGGACCGCCTGGTGTGGCAACTTCGAGCTCAAAAACTGTCAGGCCCTCGTACGTCATTTCCTGTAGGACCAAAGGATGACTTTGACTGGTCTAAAGCCTGCTTGGAAATGGAACAGCTGATTGGTTTCTGGACAGGGCAAGAGGAACATCGGGAAGATTTGGCAGGGGCAGCTGATGCGATGGATGGCGAAGAACAGGTAGCTGGGGACGATTCGGCTGAAATGCAGGAGAATGTTGATTTGAATGTTGATGCAGAGGTCGCAGATGAAAATGTGCAGGATGTAGATTTGAAAACTGATGCAGAGGTCGCGAATGAAAATGTGGAGAATGTTGATTTGAATGTTAATGCAGAGGTCGGGGATGAAAATGTGCTCATCGGAGCTCAGAATGGCCCTCACAGGCCACAGGGGATAGATGCCGAAAGTTCTACGTCCGACAGTCCTTCTTCACCCTTGGAGCACATCGTACTCCCTTCTGGCCACTTTGCAGATGTGAATTGTGTCCTGCTGTTGGGTGGAGAGGGGGCGCTGTGTGCTTCTGGCTCCAGGGACAGAAACGTGAACCTCTGGGACCTTCGACAAGGCTCCAGAGGGACGTTATTGCATATGCTAGGGGACAGGGGTTTTATTAGCACCCACCGTGGATGGGTGTGGTGCCTGGCATCAAGTGGGCCTCTGCTGGCATCAGGATCATTCGACAGCACTGTCAGACTATGGGATCTTGCAGCGGGAGGGGCTGAGCGGGGTCTATACAAGTGCAAAGCTGCCGTATTATGTATGTCCTGTGAAGGAGAGACTGTGCTGGCTGGATTACATGATCAGAAAATAAACATCTATGACACCCGAG CTACAGATCCATTGGTCACGAGTCTTCATCACCACAGTGATGCTGTGCTGTCCCTGGCATCTAATGACCAGTTTATATTATCTGGCAGTAAAGACCAAACCATTGCTCTGTATGACCGTAGGGCAGGAAAACTTCTGCAGAGGCGTCAG CTGCGCTCCTACCTGCTGTCGATGTCCTACAGCGATCGAGAGGTTTGGGCTGGAGACAATCGTGGACTCGTCCACACCTTCTCTTTGAAAAATGGCTCCCTGACACCCATTTCCAAATTTAACATTCACAATGCGATGGTCACGGGCATCCACTCCTCACCCGGGACCCTCTACACGTGCTCTTCTGACCGGACTGTCAAG GTCCACCTACCATGTGCCCCACCCAAAACACTGTGGACACTTCATCATCAGGCAGGGGTAAACGGG